AAGAGATACGGGCAAGTGTAGATACACTTACACTTACTGCAACACCTATCCCACGTACATTGCAGTTTTCGCTTATGGGTGCACGCGATTTAAGTATTATCAACACACCGCCACCAAATCGGTATCCGGTTACTACAGAGATTCACACGTTCAACGAAAAAATAATTAAAGAAAGTATCCTTTACGAAGTATCGCGTGGAGGTCAGGTTTTTGTAGTGCATAACCGCATAAGCGATATTCATGATATTGCTGATATGATAAGACGCATGTGCCCCGATGTAAGTGTTGCTGTTGGTCATGGCCAAATGGAAGGCGACAAGTTGGAAGAAATTTTACTTTCATTTATAGAGGGTGATACAGATGTGTTAGTAAGCACAACCATTATCGAAGCAGGGCTTGACATATCAAATGCCAATACCATCATCATTAATCAGGCACAAAACTTTGGCTTGAGCGATTTACATCAGATGCGTGGTCGTGTAGGCCGAAGCAATAAAAAAGCATTTTGTTATTTGCTCACTCCACCAGTTACCGTGCTAACACCCGAAGCACGACAAAGATTGAAAGCCATTGAAGAATTCAGCGATCTGGGTGCAGGATTTCATGTTGCTATGCGTGACCTCGATATACGAGGTGCAGGAAACATGCTTGGTGGTGAGCAAAGCGGGTTTATTGCTGATATCGGATTTGAAACATTTCAGAAAATACTGGACGAAGCCATTTTTGAATTAAAACAAACTGATTTTAAGGATACGTTTGAAGAAGAAATTCAACATCGTGCATTGGTGCGTGATTGTGTAATTGATACCGACTTTGAAATATTATTGCCACAAGATTATATAACCAGCATAACCGAACGATTGAATTTGTATAAAGTATTGGATGATGTGACTAATGAAGAAGATTTGCAAAAATATGCAGTCATGTTGCGCGACCGATTTGGCGAACCGCCACAATCAACCATAGAGTTAATGGATGTAATCAGACTGCGGTGGAAAGCTACAAGTATAGGTTTTGAAAAAATGGTGCTCAAAAACCGAACGCTTAAAGGAACCTTTGGTTCAGACGACCGCATTTTTCAATCGGAAGGTTTCAATAAACTTATTGACTTTATAAAAAATCATCCACATCGTTGTAAGCTAAAAGAAGATAAAGGCCGCACACTTCTAATACTTGAGAGTATTGATTCGGTTGCAAAAGCAAATTCAAGGCTAGCAGAAATAGTAGCCTCTATGGATGCGATAGTGTGATCGAATTTCAAATACTTTTCGGATAGATAATTTCCTAGGAAAAAATTTTTTTGCCACGAATGCACCAATTTACACGAATTAGGAATTTAATTCCAATTCTCAAATTTGATTCTTGTTCAAGAATTATTCGTGCCCATTCGTATCTTGGTGGCAATTATTTTATTATCTTTCGGTAATTGGCATTAACTTTTAACACTGCCAATTGTTACCTTTGCGCAACAAGAACTATAAGCAAATGAATGTTGATTCTCTCTTAAAGCGAGCGCTAAATTTTGAATTTCTAAGTATAGAAGAGGGAGTGTATTTATTTGAAAAAGCACCCACAGCCACCCTCGGCTATGTGGCCAATGAATTGCGCAAGCAGCAAGTACCTCATAATAAGGTAACCTGGATTATTGATCGCAATGTAAATACTACTAATGTGTGTATTGCCAATTGCAAGTTTTGCAATTTTTTTCGCATCCCCGGACATGCCGAATCATACATTACAGACATTGAAACTTATAAACAAAAAATAGACGAAACGTTTCGTTATGGTGGCGAACAATTATTGTTGCAAGGAGGACATCACCCCGAGTTGGGATTGCAGTTTTATACCGACTTGTTTCGTGAGCTAAAGAAATTATATCCTACGCTTAAATTACATTCGCTAGGGCCTCCGGAAATAGCACATATCAGCAAGCTTGAAGGCATAACGCATACAGAAACGTTGACAGCTTTAAAAGAAGCGGGTCTTGACTCGCTGCCTGGTGCTGGTGCCGAAATATTAAATGATCGCGTTCGCAGGATGATAAGTAAAGGAAAATGTGGCGGCCAAGAATGGCTTGATGTAATGCGTGCTGCGCATAAACTAAACCTGACCACATCAGCTACCATGATGATGGGGCACATTGAAACCATTTACGAACGAATGGAACACCTTACCTGGATAAGGGAAGTACAAAGTGAAAAACCTGAACATGCCAAAGGGTTTATAGCATTTATTCCATGGCCATTTCAAGATGAAGGCACATTGCTGCGTAATTTAAAAGGCATTCGCAATCAGGTAACTGCCAATGAGTATGTGCGTATGATTGCTCTTAGTCGTATTATGTTGCCCAACATAAAAAATATTCAGGCATCATGGCTTACCGTTGGTAAGCCGGTGGCACAGCTTTGTTTACACTCGGGCGCCAATGATTTTGGTAGTATCATGATTGAAGAGAATGTGGTAAGTGCTGCTGGCGCTCCACACCGTTTTACATCACAAGGCATACAGGACGCTATTCGCGAAGCAGGATTCGAACCACAGCTTCGCAATCAACAATATGAATTCAGAGAATTACCACAAGTGATGGAGCAGCAAGTGATAAGCTATTAAATTATTAAAAAGCACTTACAATACCGAAGTGAATTTTTCCGCTTCTAAACTGTATCGGATTTTTTCTCTCGCTTCCCAAAGCATAGTTGAATGAAAAAATTCCAGCCTTTGTTTCAAAGGCTATCCCCGCCCCAAAACCTTTGGGGAAATCTTTGGTAAGCTGACTGGTGTTGCGTTGATAATATCCCTGATTATAAAAAGCAAAGAAATAGGAGGTGCGATCAAGCAAGAAGCGAGGTTCCACTTTAAGTATGGCAAACTTATCAGCTATCAACACTTCTTCATCAAATCCACGTAAGGTTTTAAGGCCGCC
This region of Bacteroidota bacterium genomic DNA includes:
- the mqnC gene encoding dehypoxanthine futalosine cyclase; this encodes MNVDSLLKRALNFEFLSIEEGVYLFEKAPTATLGYVANELRKQQVPHNKVTWIIDRNVNTTNVCIANCKFCNFFRIPGHAESYITDIETYKQKIDETFRYGGEQLLLQGGHHPELGLQFYTDLFRELKKLYPTLKLHSLGPPEIAHISKLEGITHTETLTALKEAGLDSLPGAGAEILNDRVRRMISKGKCGGQEWLDVMRAAHKLNLTTSATMMMGHIETIYERMEHLTWIREVQSEKPEHAKGFIAFIPWPFQDEGTLLRNLKGIRNQVTANEYVRMIALSRIMLPNIKNIQASWLTVGKPVAQLCLHSGANDFGSIMIEENVVSAAGAPHRFTSQGIQDAIREAGFEPQLRNQQYEFRELPQVMEQQVISY